CCTAAAGGCGGCCCCTAAAGGTgcaggggacaggacaggggcACAGGTGGCATCCACCATCCAGTTCATGgcagaatcatggaatgccTTTTTTGGAAAAGCCCCCCAGGTCATTGAAAACCCCCCCAGCACCGAGGCCCAAATGCCACCCCAAGCCACCACAGCAGGATGAATCAGCTGGAAGGggtttggaaaacaaaacatccTTTCTCCAGGCCTTGGCTTCTCCACCGGGTCATTCCCAGGAGCAGCGTACCAGGAAATCCTCAGGTGCCCCAgggggcagggattgtcccagCCCCTCTGATCTCACATGGATTCCTGAAGCTGTCTGGGACGATCCCAATTCCACACACAAATCCCTGGGGCTGTTTGggatgatcccatccccatACAGAGATCCCTGGGGATGTTTGGGATGAGCCCACACAAATCCCTGGGGCTGTTTGggatgatcccatccccatACAGAGATCCCTGGGGCTGTTTGGGATGAGCCCATCCCCATACAGAGATCCCTGGGGATGTTTGGGATGATCCCAATTCCACACACAGAtccttggggctgtttgggATGATCCCACATTGATCCCTGGAGCTGTTTGGGATTATCCCAATTCCACATTTGAGGTGATCCCACATGGATCCCTGGGGCTCTTTGGGATGATcccacacagatccctgggGCTGTTTGGGATGATCCCAATTCCACACACAGAtccttggggctgtttgggATGATCCCACATTGATCCCTGGAGCTGTTTGGGATTATCCCAATTCCACATTTGAGGTGATCCCACATGGATCCCTGGGGCTCTTTGGGATGATCCCATCCCCACACACAGATCCCTGGGGCTGTTTGGGATTATCCCAATTCCACACACAAATCCCTGGGGCGGTTTGGGATGATCCCAACTCCACACACAGACCCCTGGGGCTCGTTGGGATGATCCCACACAGATCCCTGGCACAGTTTGGGATGATCCCACACAGATCCCTGGCACAGTTTGGGATGGTCCCATCTCCACTCGGGAAGGACAGCACAGGGTTAAACtcggctgcagctgcagctccgcATCCTCGCTCTCCTCCAGGAAATCTCCAAGTCACGGCTGGGCCGGAGCtcagagctcggagctgggcctggccgcgctgcccatccctgggagtgccagggagctgcagtgccGGGATACACGCCCAGCCCACGGCTCTGCTGTCGGCAGCTGCTGGAGCCTCCAAAATCACCCGTGGGAAACTGGcccggggcagccccaggctgggcaatACCCTGAGCGGAGTGGGACGAGAATTCCCAACAATTCCCAGGCGTTTGGGATTCCCAGGGAATTTGGGTCCCTGGGGTGCTGGGgcggctgggcagggatgggcagtgggATCCAGGGGTCCCGGGGCTGGCACCgcttctctggcactgctcccacGCACACGGGAGGGCTCCAAAACGCTCCAAGCTGGATCTGCCATGAAAACAGAGCTGGGGGAACTTTGGGAATGGGGGTTCCACCACCCCAGCCCACAGGGCCCCAAAGGGCTGCTCTGGCTCTTCCCGCGGCTCCCAGGACTGGCCCTGCACCCCTGAGCACAGAAACTTCTCCAAAATgtgttttctcaaaaaaaaaaaacccactcccACTTCCCGGGGAGtgcacagcccagagctcaCTCCGGCTAAAACCCACTGAGAAATCCTAGAAAACCTGCTCCCTGCGAGTTCCCCTAAAAGCactcccaatcccattccctcAGAGCCACTTCCCAAAGGCCCCTCTCTCAGGAAAGTCCATCCCTGAAACCCCTTTGCCCAAACCCAGCACAAATCCCACGGGCAAAAATCCTGTTCCCCcattgccccaaatccccccattCCTTCAAATCCCCCCATTCCTCCAAGTCCCCCCATTGCCCCAAGTCCCCCCATTGCCCCAAGTCCCCCTCCTCATCCCCCTCAGAACATCTCCCACCAAAACCCATGCCCCAAACGCCCCTCacatcccccccagccccattgcAGCCCTGCAAGCCCCAATCCCATTCTCCtgacccccaaatcctcccttcgcacacccagagcccctcccagccccttgcCTGTTGTAATCCtcactgcagtgttgttcttgcctctctgctggggctcttctccattctctgcagctcagcccttcctgtcttctcaggggctcctcttgggctctcaacccacccctatttatctcagttaccttcacgagctacagctgctgcccagctaaggaccctgcagctgcagctcgtttggagcaactcggacccacacaggtcttacaatacaacatatattcaggccccacattgacacacacagatcttacaatacaacatatattcaggcccccacacttGCCCAcgccccctccctcctccccgaACCCGCTCCCCTCCCGACCCTTTGCCATGCCGGACTCTCTTCCCAAAAACGCCGTCCTCCCCATTTTCCTGACCCGCCATCCCGATTCCCAAAGATTCCCCACAAAGCCGCTCCTCTTCCCACGCCGACCCCTCCTCtgtcaccccaaatcccctccctgaccctttcccatccctctcctcccttttccccctccctcccgcccgccccccaaacccttcttctcccttctctccctccctccccatcgaaaccctttccccttcctccaCCCTCAAGCCTTCTCcactcccttctcctcctccctccccatccaaacccttcccctttccccttcctccaTCCTCAAACCTTCTCCGctccctctcttcctccctccccatccaagccctcctttcctccctctctccctcactCCACTCCaccccctctcccctccctccctaTCTCCACCCTCTCTATCTCCATCCCAACCCCTCTCccgtccctccctccatcccaatccccctcccctccatcctttccctccctcccgaCCCATCCCGGTCCCTCCCGGGGCGGAGCAGGAGCGGAGCGGGCGGTGCCGGGCGGGCAGCGCGGCGGCTCCGCGGGCGCGGGGCAGCGCGGAGCGGCCAGGCTGGGCTCGCCTGGGCTCGGCACggctccgcccggcccggctcggGCCGCCTGcatgcggcggcggcggcggcggggctgcCGGCAGGGATGAACGGCTCCTCGGCGGGGCTCCCGGCGGGGCTGAGCGGATCCCTGGGGGCTCCGGCAGGACTGAACGGATCCCTGGCAATGCCGGCGGCCCCGAACGGCTcctcggcggcggcggcggggctgcTGGCGGGGGCCGGGGGCGCGGCGCTGGAGCTGGAGCGGGCGCTGCGCTGCTGCACCGCCGCCTCCGTGGTGACCGACGGCAGCGGCGCGGCGGCCGACGAGCGCAGCCTGTACATCATGCGCGTGGTGCAGATCGCCGTCATGTGCGTGCTGGCCCTCACCGTGGTGTTCGGCATCTTCTTCCTCGGCTGCAACCTCCTCATCAAGTCCGAGGGCATGATCAACTTTCTGGTCAAGGAGCGCCGCCCGTCCAAGGAGGTGGAGGCGGCGGTGGTGGGGCCGTACTGACCGCGGCgccgagcccgggctgcccgcCGGACTGACCGACGGACTGACCGCCGGACTGACTGACCGCCGGACTGACTGACCGTCCGCAGCCCTCCCGCGGACACGCGGGGTCCGCCCGGAGCTTTTCCTACTCAGAAACCCCAGGCGAATGGATGCCGGCATGCCGGAGGTCGGGAGATGCTCGGGGTGGCCGGAGCCGCCCATCCCGGTCCGGCCCGGTCCGGTCCCGCCGCCCGCGGCTGCCGAAGTAAAGCGTGCTCTGATGGCAACAGGTCTGGGCTCCTTATTCCGTCCGCCTccatcccttccccttccctttctccttcccttccctcccacccgCCAGTCCCGGGATGCGGCCGGGATGAATCTGTCCCTGAACCCCCCCCGGCCCGTCCGGCCGGGATTTCCCGTCCAGCCGGGCTACATCTTCCCTTTCCCAGCGTTTTCccagccctttcccagcccttttcCAGCGCTTTCCCGGCCCCCGGGGCTGGCCGAGCGCGGGACCCGCATCCCTGCGCGCCGGGAGATGCGGGAATTGCGTTCCTGCCCCTGTACCCGGGGaaagcagccagcccagcccggcgGGATCCCGCTGCCCGGGAATACAGCGGCAATTCTGgctctgggaaagcacaaaccCAGGTTTTATTATCCCAGCCACAAGCCGGACCAACAGGTGACTTGGCGCGGGCACatcccaggcagggagaagccGCTGCTCCCACGGGATTTGGAT
The nucleotide sequence above comes from Zonotrichia albicollis isolate bZonAlb1 chromosome 10, bZonAlb1.hap1, whole genome shotgun sequence. Encoded proteins:
- the RPRM gene encoding protein reprimo codes for the protein MNGSSAGLPAGLSGSLGAPAGLNGSLAMPAAPNGSSAAAAGLLAGAGGAALELERALRCCTAASVVTDGSGAAADERSLYIMRVVQIAVMCVLALTVVFGIFFLGCNLLIKSEGMINFLVKERRPSKEVEAAVVGPY